A genome region from Desulfonatronum thiosulfatophilum includes the following:
- a CDS encoding branched-chain amino acid ABC transporter permease — protein MELSSFLQFLVAGLTVGSTYGLAALGFTIIFNTTGIINFAQGEFVMLGGILSVIFVHWLDPGLPVAVILAVFTTTLVGLVMERLTIRPVQHASVINLIIVTIGVSITIRGVMMLLWGKDTYVLPAFSGNVPIPFLGATIAPQSLWILGITMMVLASMRYFFSRTIFGRAMLACSFEPKAARLMGISVEKMVMASFMLSAFVGAVGGAILTPLTMTSYDVGVLLGLKGFAACILGGLGNPFGAAAGGLILGVLEAFGAGMISSAYKDAIAFVVILAILLWRPSGLFGAPDTERV, from the coding sequence ATGGAGCTGTCCAGTTTTCTGCAGTTCCTGGTGGCCGGCCTGACCGTGGGCAGCACCTACGGCCTGGCCGCCCTGGGTTTCACCATCATCTTCAACACCACGGGCATCATCAACTTCGCCCAGGGCGAATTTGTGATGCTTGGCGGAATCCTGTCCGTGATCTTTGTCCACTGGCTGGATCCCGGTCTTCCCGTGGCCGTGATCCTGGCCGTGTTCACCACCACCCTGGTCGGCCTGGTCATGGAACGTTTGACCATCCGCCCGGTCCAGCACGCTTCGGTGATCAATCTGATCATCGTGACCATCGGCGTATCCATTACCATTCGCGGTGTGATGATGCTGCTCTGGGGCAAGGACACCTACGTCTTGCCGGCATTCTCCGGCAATGTTCCGATCCCCTTCCTGGGAGCGACCATTGCCCCGCAAAGCCTGTGGATACTTGGCATCACCATGATGGTCCTGGCATCGATGCGCTACTTTTTCAGCCGCACCATTTTCGGCCGAGCCATGCTGGCCTGTTCCTTTGAACCCAAGGCGGCCAGGCTGATGGGCATCAGCGTGGAAAAGATGGTCATGGCCTCGTTCATGCTCTCGGCCTTTGTCGGCGCCGTGGGCGGAGCGATCCTCACGCCTTTGACCATGACCTCCTACGACGTGGGCGTGCTGCTGGGGCTGAAAGGCTTCGCCGCCTGCATTCTGGGTGGCCTGGGCAATCCTTTCGGAGCAGCGGCCGGGGGCCTGATCCTCGGCGTCCTGGAAGCCTTCGGCGCGGGCATGATCTCCTCGGCCTACAAGGACGCCATCGCCTTTGTGGTCATCCTGGCCATTCTCCTCTGGCGCCCCTCCGGCCTGTTCGGCGCACCCGATACGGAACGGGTGTAG
- a CDS encoding ABC transporter substrate-binding protein, which translates to MRYLLAVITMTILCTSAPVSAAQPIKIGAIVSATGPASFLGEPERNTLIMLQDQINARGGLLGRPLEVIIYDDETEVNKAVGAANRLLSRDRVVAAIGATTSGNTLAIMPRFTSAKIPLVSMAAAERIVKPINPWVFKTPQSDRHAVIKILEHARERGFKSIAIITVSDGFGQAGREVLQELLPTYGMTLVADEIYGPRDTDMTPQLTKIRGLNPDAIICWGTNPGPAVIARNRVQLGMNTPLYMSHGVASKRFIELAGEAAEGLILPAGRLTVADQLPDDHPQKALLLEYIRDYEKRFNTEVSTFGGYAYDALALIAEAITRAGEATPQAIRDNLENISGFVATGGIFNLSPEDHNGLDERAFVMVRITNGDWELVGE; encoded by the coding sequence ATTCGATACCTGCTAGCCGTCATAACCATGACAATCCTTTGCACATCAGCCCCCGTATCGGCGGCGCAACCGATCAAGATCGGAGCCATTGTTTCCGCCACCGGCCCCGCGTCTTTCCTCGGTGAGCCGGAACGCAACACGTTGATCATGCTGCAGGATCAGATCAATGCCCGGGGCGGACTACTGGGACGGCCTCTGGAAGTGATCATCTACGATGACGAAACCGAGGTGAACAAGGCTGTCGGCGCCGCGAACAGGCTCTTGAGCCGGGACCGGGTGGTGGCGGCCATTGGTGCGACCACCTCCGGCAACACCCTGGCCATTATGCCCAGATTCACCTCCGCCAAAATTCCCCTGGTTTCCATGGCCGCTGCGGAACGCATCGTCAAACCGATCAATCCGTGGGTATTTAAGACGCCCCAGTCTGATCGGCATGCGGTGATCAAGATTCTGGAACACGCCCGGGAGCGCGGCTTCAAGTCCATCGCGATCATTACGGTATCCGACGGTTTCGGCCAGGCGGGACGCGAGGTGCTGCAGGAACTGCTCCCGACCTATGGCATGACCCTGGTTGCGGACGAAATCTACGGCCCAAGGGATACGGACATGACGCCGCAACTGACCAAGATTCGCGGTCTTAATCCGGATGCAATCATCTGCTGGGGCACCAATCCGGGTCCGGCGGTCATTGCCCGCAACCGCGTCCAATTGGGCATGAACACTCCCCTGTACATGAGCCACGGCGTGGCCTCCAAGCGCTTTATCGAGCTTGCTGGCGAAGCCGCCGAAGGACTGATCCTCCCCGCCGGCCGTCTGACAGTTGCCGATCAACTGCCCGACGATCACCCCCAGAAAGCGCTGCTCCTGGAATACATTCGCGACTATGAAAAGCGGTTCAACACCGAAGTTTCCACCTTCGGCGGCTACGCCTACGATGCCCTGGCCCTGATTGCCGAAGCCATCACTCGGGCCGGGGAAGCCACGCCGCAGGCCATCCGGGACAACCTGGAAAACATCAGCGGATTCGTCGCCACGGGAGGCATTTTCAATCTTTCCCCTGAAGATCATAACGGCCTGGACGAGCGCGCCTTCGTGATGGTCAGGATCACGAACGGCGACTGGGAGCTTGTGGGCGAATAA